Proteins from a genomic interval of Mycobacterium conspicuum:
- the menE gene encoding o-succinylbenzoate--CoA ligase, with the protein MLDGRDPALVAVPSDGDHDTMLRALRVGSEIDDDVAVVVTTSGTTGAPKGAMLTAAALTASASATHARLGGPGSWLLALPAYHIAGLQVLVRSALAGTAPVELDVTRGFDIAELPSAISQLGPGRRYTSLVAAQLAKALTDPSAAAALAELDAVLIGGGPAPRPILDAAATAGIAVVRTYGMSETAGGCVYDGVPLDGVALRVRSDGRIAIGGATLAKGYRNPVIPDPFAEPGWFNTDDLGALDDSGVLTVLGRADDAISTGGLTVLPGPVEAALCSHPAVRDCAVFGVDDDRLGQRVVAAVVVSDGCAPPTLDALRAAVTRTLDGTAAPRELHIVEALPRRGIGKVDRAALVRRFGGDQ; encoded by the coding sequence GTGCTGGACGGGCGTGATCCCGCACTGGTCGCGGTGCCCTCCGACGGCGATCACGACACCATGCTGCGCGCCCTGCGCGTGGGGTCCGAGATCGACGACGACGTCGCCGTGGTGGTGACGACCTCGGGAACCACCGGCGCACCCAAGGGTGCGATGCTGACCGCCGCCGCCCTGACCGCCAGCGCGTCGGCCACCCACGCGCGCCTCGGCGGCCCGGGCAGTTGGCTGCTGGCGTTGCCGGCGTACCACATCGCGGGTCTGCAGGTGTTGGTGCGCAGCGCACTTGCCGGCACCGCGCCCGTCGAGCTGGACGTCACGCGCGGCTTCGACATTGCCGAATTGCCCAGCGCCATAAGCCAATTGGGCCCCGGCCGGCGATACACGTCGCTGGTCGCCGCCCAGCTCGCCAAGGCGCTCACCGACCCTTCGGCCGCGGCCGCGCTGGCCGAGTTGGATGCCGTGCTGATCGGCGGCGGGCCCGCTCCCCGGCCGATCCTGGACGCCGCCGCGACGGCCGGCATCGCCGTGGTCCGCACCTATGGAATGAGCGAAACCGCGGGAGGCTGCGTCTACGACGGTGTCCCGCTCGACGGCGTGGCGTTGCGCGTGCGCTCCGATGGCCGTATCGCGATCGGAGGCGCGACGCTGGCCAAGGGCTATCGCAACCCCGTGATCCCCGACCCGTTCGCCGAACCCGGCTGGTTCAACACCGACGACCTGGGTGCCCTCGACGATTCGGGTGTGCTGACCGTGCTCGGCCGCGCCGACGATGCGATCAGCACGGGCGGGTTGACCGTGTTGCCGGGGCCGGTCGAGGCCGCGCTGTGCAGCCACCCGGCCGTCCGCGACTGCGCGGTGTTCGGGGTTGACGACGACCGGCTGGGTCAGCGGGTGGTCGCCGCGGTCGTGGTGAGCGACGGCTGCGCCCCGCCGACGCTGGACGCGCTGCGCGCCGCGGTCACGCGCACGCTGGACGGCACCGCCGCGCCGCGCGAGCTGCACATCGTCGAAGCACTGCCGCGGCGCGGCATCGGCAAGGTCGACCGGGCGGCGCTGGTGCGCCGATTCGGCGGCGATCAATAA
- a CDS encoding DUF3349 domain-containing protein produces the protein MNGFLSSVISWLRAGYPEGVPPTDTFAVLALLTRRLGNDEVKIVAHELLQRDDFDDVDIGVLISKITDELPSQEDIERVRTRLAAQGWPFDDDSQAGDQA, from the coding sequence GTGAACGGATTCCTCAGCTCAGTCATCTCGTGGTTGCGCGCGGGATATCCGGAGGGCGTTCCGCCGACCGACACCTTCGCGGTGCTGGCGTTGCTGACTCGCCGGCTGGGCAACGACGAAGTCAAGATCGTGGCCCACGAACTGCTGCAGCGCGACGACTTCGATGATGTCGACATCGGCGTGCTGATCAGCAAAATCACCGACGAGCTGCCGTCGCAAGAGGACATCGAGCGGGTACGCACTCGGCTGGCCGCCCAGGGTTGGCCGTTCGATGACGACAGCCAAGCCGGAGACCAGGCATAG
- a CDS encoding inorganic phosphate transporter: MNINLFLLIIVVITALAFDFTNGFHDTGNAMATSIASGALKPKAAVALSAVLNLVGAFMSTAVAATIAKGLIDGHIVTLELVFAGLVGGIVWNLLTWLFGIPSSSSHALIGGIVGATMAAVGAHGVIWKNIVSKVLVPAVVAAILAVVVGAIATWLVYRITRGVPENRSEAGFRYGQWGSASLVSLAHGTGDAQKTMGIIFLALMSYGAVSKNESMPPFWVILCCAVAMALGTYLGGWRIIRTLGKGLVEIKSPQGMAAESSSAAVILLSTHFGYALSTTQVCTGSVLGSGLGKPGGEVRWGVAGRMVTAWLITLPSAGLVGAITYWIVHLIGGYPGAVIGFSLLVAVSAAIYIRSRRVKVDHNNVNEDWEGSLTAGLEGDDSKPSVKVGPSGSASDDDTLTARSA, encoded by the coding sequence GTGAACATCAACTTGTTCCTCTTGATCATTGTCGTCATCACGGCACTGGCATTCGACTTCACCAACGGTTTCCATGACACCGGCAACGCCATGGCGACCTCGATCGCCAGCGGCGCGCTCAAGCCCAAGGCGGCGGTAGCCCTCTCCGCGGTCCTCAACCTGGTAGGCGCATTCATGTCCACGGCCGTGGCGGCCACGATCGCCAAAGGCCTCATCGACGGGCACATCGTCACGCTGGAACTGGTCTTTGCCGGTCTCGTCGGCGGCATCGTCTGGAACCTGCTCACCTGGCTCTTCGGTATCCCTTCGAGTTCCTCGCACGCGCTGATCGGCGGCATCGTGGGCGCCACCATGGCCGCCGTGGGCGCGCACGGGGTGATCTGGAAGAACATCGTCTCCAAGGTGCTCGTCCCGGCCGTCGTCGCCGCAATCCTCGCGGTCGTGGTCGGGGCGATCGCGACCTGGCTGGTCTACCGCATTACCCGCGGGGTGCCGGAAAATCGCTCCGAGGCCGGGTTCCGGTACGGCCAGTGGGGCTCGGCCTCGCTGGTTTCGCTGGCGCACGGCACCGGTGACGCCCAGAAGACGATGGGCATCATCTTTTTGGCGCTGATGTCCTACGGCGCGGTCAGCAAGAACGAGTCCATGCCGCCCTTCTGGGTCATCTTGTGCTGCGCCGTGGCCATGGCCTTGGGCACCTACCTTGGGGGCTGGCGGATCATCCGCACCCTGGGCAAGGGGCTGGTGGAGATCAAGTCGCCGCAGGGCATGGCCGCCGAATCATCCTCGGCCGCAGTGATTCTGCTGTCCACCCACTTCGGGTACGCGCTGTCGACGACGCAGGTCTGCACCGGATCGGTGCTGGGCAGCGGCTTGGGCAAGCCCGGCGGCGAGGTGCGCTGGGGCGTCGCCGGCCGGATGGTGACCGCATGGCTGATCACGCTCCCTTCGGCCGGATTGGTCGGCGCGATCACCTACTGGATCGTGCACCTCATCGGCGGGTACCCCGGCGCGGTCATTGGCTTCTCGCTGCTGGTCGCGGTCTCCGCCGCCATCTACATCCGGTCGCGCCGGGTCAAGGTCGACCACAACAACGTCAACGAGGACTGGGAAGGCAGCCTGACAGCCGGGCTCGAAGGCGACGACAGCAAGCCGTCCGTGAAGGTGGGACCCAGTGGGTCCGCGTCTGACGACGACACTCTGACCGCGAGGAGCGCCTGA
- a CDS encoding VOC family protein, producing the protein MEILASRMLLRPADYQRSLSFYRDEIGLAIAREYGAGTVFFAGQSLLELAGYGSPDHSRGPFPGALWLQVRDLLATQAELVSRGVPIAREARRESWGLHEMHVIDPDGITLIFVEVPGDHPLRRDTRGGSRGTVG; encoded by the coding sequence ATGGAGATCCTGGCCAGCAGGATGCTGCTCAGGCCGGCGGACTATCAGCGGTCGTTGAGCTTCTACCGCGACGAGATCGGTCTGGCGATCGCCCGGGAATACGGCGCGGGCACAGTGTTTTTCGCCGGGCAGTCCCTGCTCGAGCTGGCCGGTTACGGTTCGCCCGACCATTCTCGCGGCCCCTTCCCCGGCGCGCTGTGGCTTCAGGTCCGCGACCTGCTCGCGACCCAGGCGGAGCTAGTTAGCCGGGGAGTGCCGATCGCCCGCGAAGCACGCCGCGAATCGTGGGGTCTGCACGAGATGCATGTGATCGATCCGGATGGCATAACGCTGATTTTCGTCGAGGTTCCGGGCGACCATCCGCTGCGCCGCGATACCCGAGGCGGTTCCCGGGGAACGGTTGGTTAA
- a CDS encoding SDR family oxidoreductase, with amino-acid sequence MSKSPLRRLTEQIALASMRPPAAPQILINRPAIKPINLDGKRVLLTGASSGIGEAAAEQFARRGATVVVVARRQDLLDALADRISAAGGTAIAVPCDLSDMAAIDALVADVEQRVGGIDILVNNAARSIRRPLAASLERWHDVERVMALNYYGPLRLIRGLAPGMLARGDGHIINVSTWGVMSEASPMFGVYNASKAALGSISRVVETEWGHKGVHATTLYYPLVATPMIKPTKAYDGMPALSAAEAAEWMITAARTRPVRIAPRVAVALGALNTVGPRWVNALMQRRADHLGEPQ; translated from the coding sequence GTGAGTAAGAGCCCGCTGCGCCGCTTGACCGAGCAGATCGCCCTCGCCAGCATGCGACCGCCCGCCGCGCCGCAAATACTGATCAACCGGCCCGCGATCAAACCGATCAACCTGGACGGCAAACGCGTCCTGCTCACCGGCGCGTCGTCGGGCATCGGCGAGGCGGCGGCCGAGCAGTTCGCGCGGCGCGGCGCGACCGTCGTCGTCGTGGCCCGCCGCCAGGACCTGCTGGATGCGCTGGCCGACCGGATCAGCGCGGCCGGCGGCACCGCGATCGCCGTGCCCTGCGACCTGTCGGATATGGCGGCCATCGACGCGCTGGTGGCCGACGTCGAACAGCGCGTCGGCGGCATCGACATCCTGGTCAACAACGCCGCCCGGTCGATCCGGCGGCCGCTGGCCGCGTCGCTGGAACGCTGGCACGACGTCGAGCGGGTCATGGCGCTCAACTACTACGGCCCGCTGCGGCTGATCCGCGGGCTTGCGCCCGGCATGCTCGCGCGGGGCGACGGCCACATCATCAACGTCTCGACCTGGGGCGTGATGTCGGAGGCCTCGCCGATGTTCGGGGTGTACAACGCGTCCAAGGCCGCGCTGGGCTCGATCAGCCGGGTCGTCGAAACCGAGTGGGGCCACAAGGGGGTGCATGCGACGACGCTCTACTACCCGTTGGTGGCGACCCCCATGATCAAACCCACGAAGGCGTACGACGGGATGCCCGCTTTGAGCGCAGCAGAAGCCGCCGAATGGATGATCACCGCCGCCCGCACCCGGCCGGTGCGGATCGCGCCGCGGGTCGCGGTCGCCCTGGGCGCGTTGAACACCGTGGGGCCGCGCTGGGTCAATGCGCTCATGCAACGGCGCGCCGACCACCTCGGCGAACCGCAATAA
- a CDS encoding 1,4-dihydroxy-2-naphthoyl-CoA synthase, giving the protein MSDNPFDASAWRPVDGFGDLTDITYHRHVKDATVRVAFNRPEVRNAFRPHTVDELYRVLDHARMSPDVGVVLLTGNGPSPKDGGWAFCSGGDQRIRGRSGYQYASGETADTIDAARAGRLHILEVQRLIRFMPKVVICLVNGWAAGGGHSLHVVCDLTLASREHARFKQTDADVGSFDGGYGSAYLARQVGQKFAREIFFLGRTYTAEQMHHMGAVNEVVDHAELETVAIQWAAEINAKSPQAQRMLKFAFNLLDDGLVGQQLFAGEATRLAYMTDEAVEGRDAFLEKRPPDWSPFPRYF; this is encoded by the coding sequence TTGAGTGACAACCCCTTTGACGCTTCGGCGTGGCGGCCCGTGGACGGTTTCGGCGATCTGACCGACATCACCTACCACCGCCACGTGAAGGATGCGACCGTGCGGGTGGCGTTCAACCGGCCCGAGGTGCGCAACGCGTTTCGGCCGCACACGGTCGACGAGCTGTATCGGGTGCTCGACCACGCCCGGATGTCCCCCGACGTGGGCGTGGTCCTGCTGACCGGCAACGGGCCCTCCCCCAAGGACGGCGGCTGGGCGTTTTGCTCCGGCGGCGACCAAAGAATTCGCGGGCGCTCCGGCTACCAATATGCCTCCGGCGAGACGGCGGACACGATCGACGCCGCCCGCGCCGGCCGGCTGCACATCCTCGAGGTGCAGCGGCTGATCCGGTTCATGCCCAAGGTGGTCATCTGCCTCGTCAACGGCTGGGCGGCCGGCGGCGGGCACAGCCTGCACGTGGTCTGCGACCTCACCCTGGCCAGCCGCGAGCACGCCCGCTTCAAGCAGACCGACGCGGACGTCGGCAGCTTCGACGGCGGTTACGGCAGCGCGTATCTGGCCCGTCAGGTGGGCCAGAAGTTCGCCCGCGAGATCTTCTTCCTGGGCCGCACCTATACCGCCGAGCAGATGCACCACATGGGCGCGGTCAACGAGGTCGTCGACCACGCCGAGCTGGAGACCGTCGCAATCCAGTGGGCGGCCGAGATCAACGCGAAATCGCCTCAGGCGCAACGCATGCTGAAGTTCGCGTTCAATCTGCTCGACGACGGCCTGGTCGGTCAGCAGCTGTTCGCCGGCGAGGCGACCCGGCTGGCGTACATGACCGACGAGGCCGTCGAGGGACGCGACGCCTTCTTGGAGAAGCGACCCCCGGACTGGAGCCCGTTCCCGCGATATTTCTAG
- a CDS encoding nitroreductase family deazaflavin-dependent oxidoreductase, whose translation MSEHIKPPWWLKPANKVFIQMSRLGMSFGGESPVVLTVPGRKSGTPRSTPVTPMTLDGTRYVVGGFPGADWVQNVRAAGEVTLRRGRNTERVRMVELSGEDAKPVLRAFPTEVPTGVGFMKRSGLVKDGRPEEFEALAGRCAVFRFDPI comes from the coding sequence GTGAGCGAGCACATCAAGCCACCCTGGTGGCTCAAGCCGGCTAACAAGGTCTTCATCCAGATGTCGCGGCTGGGAATGAGTTTCGGCGGCGAGAGCCCGGTCGTGCTGACGGTGCCCGGCCGCAAGTCCGGCACCCCGCGGTCCACCCCGGTGACACCGATGACCCTCGACGGCACGCGCTACGTCGTCGGCGGCTTCCCCGGCGCGGATTGGGTGCAAAACGTCCGCGCCGCAGGCGAAGTCACGCTCCGCCGGGGCCGTAACACCGAGCGCGTGCGCATGGTGGAGCTATCCGGCGAGGACGCCAAGCCGGTGCTGAGGGCGTTTCCCACCGAGGTGCCCACCGGTGTGGGTTTCATGAAGCGCTCCGGGCTCGTCAAGGACGGTCGCCCCGAGGAATTCGAGGCGCTGGCCGGGCGATGCGCCGTCTTCCGTTTCGATCCGATCTAG
- the fadD8 gene encoding fatty-acid--CoA ligase FadD8, which yields MSDDLLRHPTHNGHLLVGALKRHKNRPVLFLGDTTLTGGQLAERISQYTQAFEALGAGTGVTVGLLALNRPEVLMILGASQTQGYRRTALHPLGSLDDHAYVLSDCGASSLIVDPNPAFVERALGLLEKVASLKQILTIGPVPEALRGVAVDLSAEAAKYEPKPLVVAELAPDHIGGMAYTGGTTGKPKGVMGTTGNIAAMTQIQLAEWEWPEHPRFLMCTPLSHAGAAFFTPTVVKGGEMVVLAKFDPAEVLKTIEEQKITATMLVPSMLYALMDHPDSHTRDLSSLETVYYGASAMNPVRLAEAIRRFGPIFAQYYGQSEAPMAITYLSKADHDEKRLTSCGRPTLFARVALLGEDGKPVPQGEPGEICVSGPLLAGGYWNLPEATAETFKDGWLHTGDMAREDEDGFYFIVDRVKDMIVTGGFNVFPREVEDVIAEHQAVAQVCVVGTPDDKWGEAVTAVVVLRADAARDDAAIEKMTAEIQAAVKDRKGSVQSPKRVVVVDALPLTGLGKPDKKAVRAQFWEGAARAVG from the coding sequence ATGAGTGACGATCTGTTGCGCCATCCCACCCACAACGGCCACCTGCTGGTGGGCGCGCTCAAGCGGCACAAGAACCGGCCGGTGCTGTTCCTCGGCGACACCACGCTGACCGGTGGTCAGCTGGCGGAGCGGATCAGCCAGTACACCCAGGCGTTCGAGGCGCTGGGCGCCGGCACCGGTGTGACCGTGGGGCTGCTGGCGTTGAACCGCCCGGAGGTGCTGATGATCCTGGGCGCCAGCCAGACCCAGGGCTACCGGCGCACCGCGCTGCACCCGCTCGGCTCGCTGGACGACCACGCGTACGTGCTCTCCGATTGCGGCGCCAGCTCGCTGATCGTCGACCCCAACCCGGCGTTCGTCGAGCGGGCGCTGGGGCTGTTGGAGAAGGTCGCCTCGCTCAAGCAGATCCTCACCATCGGCCCGGTGCCGGAGGCGTTGCGGGGCGTGGCCGTCGACCTGTCGGCCGAGGCGGCGAAGTACGAGCCCAAGCCGCTGGTGGTGGCCGAGCTGGCGCCCGACCACATCGGCGGCATGGCCTACACCGGCGGCACCACCGGAAAGCCCAAGGGCGTGATGGGCACCACCGGCAACATCGCCGCGATGACCCAGATCCAGCTCGCCGAATGGGAGTGGCCCGAGCACCCGCGGTTCCTGATGTGCACGCCGCTGTCGCACGCCGGCGCCGCGTTCTTCACGCCGACGGTGGTCAAGGGCGGCGAGATGGTCGTGCTGGCCAAGTTCGATCCGGCCGAGGTGCTGAAAACCATTGAAGAACAAAAGATTACGGCCACGATGCTGGTGCCGTCGATGCTCTACGCGCTGATGGACCACCCGGATTCGCACACCCGCGACCTGTCGTCGCTGGAGACCGTTTACTACGGCGCGTCGGCGATGAACCCGGTGCGGCTGGCCGAGGCGATCCGGCGTTTCGGCCCGATCTTCGCCCAGTACTACGGCCAGTCCGAGGCCCCGATGGCGATCACCTACCTGTCCAAGGCCGATCACGACGAGAAGCGGCTGACCTCGTGCGGGCGTCCGACGTTGTTCGCGCGGGTGGCGCTGCTGGGCGAGGACGGCAAGCCGGTGCCGCAGGGCGAGCCGGGCGAAATCTGCGTCAGCGGACCGCTTTTGGCTGGCGGCTACTGGAATCTGCCCGAGGCCACGGCCGAGACATTTAAGGACGGCTGGCTGCACACCGGGGACATGGCCCGCGAGGACGAGGACGGCTTCTACTTCATCGTCGACCGGGTCAAGGACATGATCGTCACGGGCGGGTTCAATGTCTTCCCGCGCGAGGTCGAGGACGTCATCGCCGAGCATCAGGCCGTCGCGCAGGTGTGCGTGGTCGGCACGCCCGACGACAAGTGGGGCGAGGCCGTCACCGCGGTGGTGGTGCTGCGTGCCGACGCGGCCCGCGACGACGCCGCGATCGAGAAGATGACCGCCGAAATCCAGGCCGCGGTCAAGGACCGTAAGGGCTCGGTGCAATCACCCAAGCGGGTGGTGGTGGTCGACGCGCTGCCGCTGACCGGCCTGGGCAAGCCGGACAAGAAGGCCGTCCGGGCCCAGTTCTGGGAGGGCGCCGCGCGCGCCGTCGGCTGA
- a CDS encoding amidohydrolase has translation MAAPDLVVIGNLLTVDAKRPTAEALAVTDGRITAVGDRSEVTALAGPDTEVVDIGDGCLMPGFVEAHGHPLMEAVALSDRIVDIRPVTIPDPDAVVAAIHREVARRGSAGAYLNGWDALLQPGLPEPTLAWLDDLAPDGPLVIIHNSGHKAFFNSQAARLNGLSRDTPDPKGAKYGRDANGDLDGTAEEIAAVFPLLGGAIQADSYPAMLLAECARLNRAGLTTCSEMAFDPNFRPLVEQLRGQLTVRLRTYEVSNPRMATTAKPGDGDDMLRQVGIKIWVDGSPWIGNIALSFPYLDTEATRTIGVPPGSCGCANYTAEQLTEIVGAYYPMGWQMACHVQGDAGVDTILDVYEEALRRNPRADHRLRLEHVGAIRPEQLQRAADLGVTCSIFVDQIHYWGDVIVDGLFGPERGSRWMPAGSAVATGMRISLHNDPPVTPEEPLRNISVAVTRTAPSGRVLAPEERLTVEQAIRAQTIDAAWQLFADDVTGSLEVGKYADMVVLSADPRAVPPEQIADLEVRATYLAGRQVYRQ, from the coding sequence ATGGCCGCCCCCGATCTCGTCGTCATCGGAAACCTACTGACCGTCGACGCGAAGCGGCCCACCGCGGAGGCGCTGGCGGTGACCGACGGGCGGATCACCGCGGTGGGGGACCGGTCCGAGGTCACCGCGCTGGCCGGCCCCGACACCGAAGTCGTCGATATCGGGGACGGCTGCCTGATGCCGGGATTCGTTGAGGCACATGGTCATCCGCTGATGGAAGCGGTCGCACTGTCGGACCGCATCGTCGACATCCGGCCGGTCACCATCCCCGACCCCGACGCCGTCGTCGCGGCGATCCACCGCGAGGTGGCGCGGCGGGGATCGGCCGGCGCCTACCTCAACGGCTGGGACGCGCTGCTGCAGCCCGGCCTACCGGAGCCCACGCTGGCCTGGCTCGACGACCTCGCGCCGGACGGGCCGCTGGTGATCATCCACAATTCCGGGCACAAGGCGTTCTTCAATTCGCAGGCCGCCCGGCTCAACGGTCTGAGCCGCGACACCCCCGACCCCAAGGGCGCCAAATACGGCCGCGACGCCAACGGCGACCTCGACGGCACCGCCGAGGAGATCGCCGCGGTGTTCCCGCTGCTGGGCGGCGCCATCCAGGCCGATAGCTACCCGGCGATGCTGCTCGCCGAGTGCGCCCGGCTCAACCGCGCCGGGCTGACCACCTGCTCGGAGATGGCCTTCGACCCGAACTTCCGGCCCCTGGTCGAGCAGCTGCGCGGCCAGCTCACGGTGCGGCTGCGAACCTACGAGGTTTCCAATCCGCGGATGGCCACCACGGCCAAACCCGGCGACGGCGACGACATGTTGCGTCAGGTCGGCATCAAGATCTGGGTCGACGGCTCGCCGTGGATCGGCAACATCGCACTGAGCTTTCCCTACCTGGACACCGAGGCGACGCGCACCATCGGCGTACCGCCCGGCTCGTGCGGATGCGCCAACTACACCGCGGAGCAGCTCACCGAAATCGTCGGCGCCTACTACCCGATGGGCTGGCAGATGGCGTGCCACGTGCAGGGCGACGCCGGCGTCGACACCATCCTCGACGTCTACGAAGAAGCGCTGCGCCGTAATCCGCGCGCCGACCACCGGCTGCGGCTCGAACACGTCGGCGCCATCCGGCCCGAGCAGCTGCAACGGGCCGCCGACCTCGGCGTCACCTGCAGCATCTTCGTCGACCAGATCCACTACTGGGGCGACGTCATTGTCGACGGCTTGTTCGGCCCCGAGCGCGGATCCCGTTGGATGCCAGCAGGTTCCGCGGTGGCCACCGGCATGCGTATCTCGCTGCACAACGATCCGCCGGTCACCCCCGAGGAGCCGCTGCGCAACATCAGCGTCGCCGTGACCCGCACGGCACCCAGCGGCCGGGTGCTGGCGCCCGAGGAGCGATTGACCGTCGAGCAGGCGATCCGCGCGCAGACCATCGATGCCGCCTGGCAGCTGTTCGCCGACGACGTGACCGGCTCGCTGGAGGTCGGCAAGTACGCCGACATGGTGGTGCTGTCGGCCGACCCCCGCGCCGTGCCGCCCGAGCAGATCGCCGACCTCGAGGTGCGCGCGACGTACCTGGCGGGCCGCCAGGTTTACCGCCAGTGA
- a CDS encoding o-succinylbenzoate synthase has protein sequence MRVRFRGITTRELALIEGPAGWGEFGAFVEYQPPEAAHWLASGIEAAYRRPPPLLRDRIPINATVPAVAPAQVAEVLARFPGARTAKVKVAEPGQTLADDVDRVNAVRAVVETVRVDANGGWSVDEAVAAATALTADGPLEYLEQPCATVDELAALRRRIEVPIAADESIRKADDPLAVVRAGAADVAVLKVAPLGGVSALLAVAAQIDIPVVVSSALDSAVGIGQGLTAAAALPQLGHACGLGTGGLFVEDVVQTRAPSDGYLTVGPVTPDPARLQALAAPPRRRQWWIDRVKDCFPLLVPSCG, from the coding sequence ATGCGCGTGCGATTCCGCGGCATCACCACCCGCGAGCTCGCGTTGATCGAAGGGCCGGCGGGGTGGGGGGAGTTCGGGGCGTTCGTCGAATACCAGCCGCCCGAGGCGGCGCACTGGCTGGCGTCGGGAATCGAGGCCGCGTATCGCCGCCCGCCGCCGCTGCTGCGCGACCGCATCCCGATCAACGCCACCGTGCCGGCCGTCGCGCCCGCCCAGGTCGCAGAGGTGCTGGCCCGGTTCCCGGGTGCCCGCACCGCGAAGGTGAAGGTGGCCGAGCCGGGGCAGACGCTGGCCGACGACGTCGACCGCGTCAACGCGGTGCGGGCTGTGGTCGAAACGGTGCGGGTGGACGCCAACGGCGGCTGGAGCGTCGACGAGGCGGTCGCAGCCGCGACAGCGCTGACCGCCGACGGCCCGCTGGAATACCTCGAACAACCCTGCGCCACCGTTGACGAGCTCGCCGCGCTGCGCCGGCGGATCGAGGTCCCCATCGCCGCCGACGAAAGCATCCGCAAGGCCGACGACCCGCTGGCCGTGGTGCGCGCCGGCGCCGCCGATGTCGCCGTGCTGAAAGTCGCTCCGCTGGGCGGGGTTTCGGCCCTGCTCGCCGTGGCCGCGCAGATCGACATCCCGGTCGTGGTGTCCAGCGCACTCGATTCGGCCGTCGGCATCGGCCAGGGGTTGACCGCGGCGGCGGCGCTGCCGCAGCTCGGGCACGCCTGCGGGCTGGGCACCGGCGGGCTGTTCGTCGAAGACGTCGTCCAGACCCGCGCACCGTCGGACGGCTACCTGACGGTCGGCCCGGTGACACCCGACCCGGCGCGGCTGCAGGCGCTGGCCGCCCCGCCGCGGCGTCGGCAATGGTGGATCGACCGGGTCAAAGACTGCTTTCCGCTGCTTGTACCGTCGTGCGGGTGA